Sequence from the Paraburkholderia acidiphila genome:
GATGGCGAAAGGAATGTGACAGTAAGGCTTTGTAGGGGAAATGTCGCCTTTCTGTTGTGCGGATGCGACACATGCTTGCGCGCGGGGAGAATGGCGGACGAAGCCCGTCGTTACTGGTCTTGCGGCCGTTTTTCCTGCCAATTCGAAAGGCCGGATTGCGACAATCGGCCATATAAAATTTTTTTCTAAGCTTTCTTCTATTTGCCGGGTTAATCGATCTTTTGAATCCGGTTTCAAATTGGAATTGATTAATATCAAGAGCGCATTAACAGCCGATCAATGTGCGTTTTACATGGCTGATTGCGATCGATTCATGGAAGTTTTAAGTTAGTGATCCGAAATAATTGAAATAGCGGGGAAAGCCCATGAAAAAAGGGCCCGCACCTGTGGTGCGAGCCCTTTTACGGTAAGGCGTTGCCGTTACAGCGAGAGGAGCGAGCCGCTGCGAATGGGCTTTTCGCCGGCAATACGGGCGACTTCCATGCCGGCCGTGGCGAAGCGTGCGCTGTGGCGTGCGTACATCACGCCGCTCACGCCCGCGTGCAGCGTCGTTACGGTGTCGGCGAGCGGGTCGATGACATCGGCAATTGCCGCGCCCCGTTCCACCCATGTGCCGCAATCCACGCGGAACACGAGCACGCCGCTGGCAGGCGCCACGATCGGCTCCGTGCCCGCGAGCGGCGTGGCCGCATGGGCGAGCGGCGGCAGCGGCGCAGCCGTGCCTTCGATCACGCCGCGCCCGATCAGATAGTCGACGATGGCCTGGGCGTCGTGTTCGGCGAGTTCGTGCGAAACATCACGCTGGCCGCGCAATTCGACCGTCACCGAAATCGAGCCGTACGGAATGGGATAGCGCTTGCCGAAGTGTTCGCGCAGTTCCGACCAGCAGAAGCTGTGAATCTCGTCGAACGGATTGCCGATCGAGTTGAGCGCGAGGAGCGACGCCTTGGCGTCGAGATAGCGCGCAAGCGGCTCGACATCGGGCCACAGCTCGGGGTTCGTGTAGATGTGCATGGCGGCTTCCCAGTCGCAATGCAGGTCCAGCACGATGTCGGCGTCGTACGAAAGGCGCTGGAGCGCGAGCCGCATCGAATCGAGTTCGGACTTCGGCTGCTGCGCGGCGAGCGCTTCGCCCATGGCCGCGCGGATGGCCGCGCGGTTCGCGGCTTCGTCGGGGCCGAGGCGCGCCTCGATGGTGGGCATCACGAGCGCGGTGAGCTCATGGAAATTGCGGTTGAAGTTCTGCGCCGTGTTCGATTCGAAGCGGCCAATCATGTGCCCGAGCCAGTGCTGATTCAGGCCCACGGGGTTGGGCACCGGCACGATCACGACTTCTCCGCGCAGGCGGCCCGCGGCTTCCAGCTCCGCGAGCTTGCGGCGCAGCGCCCACGAGACGAGCATGCCCGGCAGCTCGTCGGCGTGCAGCGAGGACTGGATATAGACCTTCTGGTTAGCGCCGGCTTTGCCGTAGTGGAAACTGGCAAGTTCCCGCGCGGTACCGAGGGCGGGCGCGATCAACGGGTGGTTTCGGGTTTGCATGATGAATGCGCGAGGCGCGTCGGCCCGCAAGAGGTGTTGGAGTGAACGATGGCCCCGCAGGAAAACACTGGGGCGGTAGACCGATCTTAGCCGATTCGACGCGGCGCCGGAACCAGTCTGCCTGCGCGCCTGTTCCGCATCGTCGATAAAATACGGAATCCGAAATAAAAATCCGCAAAAGAAAAAGCCCGGACGCAAGTCCGGGCTTCGTGCGCCGTGATGCAGCGGCGGCGCGTACCGTTGCTTAGGCTGCTTAGCCGCCGTACACGTCGAAGTCGAAGTACTTGGCTTCGATCTTCTTGTACGTGCCGTC
This genomic interval carries:
- a CDS encoding succinylglutamate desuccinylase/aspartoacylase family protein; translation: MQTRNHPLIAPALGTARELASFHYGKAGANQKVYIQSSLHADELPGMLVSWALRRKLAELEAAGRLRGEVVIVPVPNPVGLNQHWLGHMIGRFESNTAQNFNRNFHELTALVMPTIEARLGPDEAANRAAIRAAMGEALAAQQPKSELDSMRLALQRLSYDADIVLDLHCDWEAAMHIYTNPELWPDVEPLARYLDAKASLLALNSIGNPFDEIHSFCWSELREHFGKRYPIPYGSISVTVELRGQRDVSHELAEHDAQAIVDYLIGRGVIEGTAAPLPPLAHAATPLAGTEPIVAPASGVLVFRVDCGTWVERGAAIADVIDPLADTVTTLHAGVSGVMYARHSARFATAGMEVARIAGEKPIRSGSLLSL